One genomic window of Borreliella burgdorferi B31 includes the following:
- a CDS encoding RnfABCDGE type electron transport complex subunit D, with amino-acid sequence MLDLEKVKTIFKKYNKYEININEIQIPEYALIPLETENSKSIIYIIEKQKIEENQILSKNSNIELYTYSPISGIVEKIYTANFPDGKNLKSALIKFQGKIKTEKTPIEEGASREKTLEKLIQLGIPWFNENSLFQFINKCKKIDKMILLTNGKDAFTNISEALMAEKLEEIFSGFQIIDKIFKFKEIIIIISNKDKLKKEFEKLSIFKNRKIKIKSLENAYPYTNHEMIMHFLYNNKNTKDDINPHNNILLANIEDLYNANLVIKNNNPYKEKFVAINGNKKIKSRILKVKIGTSFSQLINEKIDTKKYEIFLNNPANKIKIDTLNIPITRDIYSLTILKKKSIYDKIKALFISSFAPLQMENIIFSFLKKEKINNSGKLKIFNYTDKEVEEEIHKVQKEIKSKILNESLTNEAIYTENNLKDIYFAIILSLSPSLIFSFLNNTKFMTDTLLLIFISVAIYIPIMLKINYKCLSFFVYAALMISIILPLDLEITLKIISLLFTFLVFFYFFRLSAFLANPILISFMFLVLNFPVSFKQAYQEELKNSNSIIPTWNEIIETNPNIKNLKSLNTFTRYESKKIDAIENFVNQNIFSAFNIIVTRFHIESLLGVNNEKKISPILLYFGLLLIVGKYIINKLIPLSFYISLMAISYIAHNIGMLNHISSDMLTLLISPIPMLLIFTMATELQITPHFKFEQILYGSILAFIYFLTLSYIPFETLSVIISIFILQTSSNLIKKYSLTFKIKKIMHVLKTNKEKALKTPLENEKDIIKL; translated from the coding sequence ATGCTAGACTTAGAAAAAGTAAAAACAATTTTTAAAAAATACAATAAATACGAAATAAATATTAACGAGATTCAAATACCTGAATATGCCCTAATACCCCTTGAAACAGAAAATTCAAAATCCATAATATACATAATTGAAAAACAAAAAATAGAAGAAAATCAAATTTTATCCAAAAACTCAAACATAGAGCTATACACATATTCTCCAATATCTGGAATAGTAGAAAAAATATACACAGCCAATTTTCCAGATGGAAAAAATTTAAAATCAGCATTAATCAAATTTCAAGGAAAAATAAAAACTGAAAAAACACCAATTGAAGAAGGAGCCTCAAGAGAAAAAACCTTGGAAAAATTAATTCAACTGGGAATTCCTTGGTTTAACGAAAATTCTTTATTTCAATTCATAAACAAATGTAAAAAAATAGACAAAATGATTTTATTAACAAACGGAAAAGATGCATTTACAAATATTTCAGAAGCACTGATGGCAGAAAAATTAGAAGAAATTTTTTCAGGATTCCAAATAATCGACAAAATATTCAAATTCAAAGAAATAATAATAATAATATCAAATAAAGACAAACTAAAAAAAGAATTCGAAAAATTGAGTATTTTTAAAAACAGAAAAATAAAAATTAAATCTTTAGAAAATGCATATCCTTATACAAATCACGAAATGATAATGCACTTTTTATACAATAATAAAAATACAAAAGATGATATAAATCCCCACAACAATATTTTATTAGCAAATATTGAAGATCTATACAATGCAAATCTTGTCATAAAAAATAACAACCCTTATAAAGAAAAATTTGTAGCTATAAATGGAAATAAAAAAATAAAAAGTAGAATACTGAAGGTAAAAATTGGAACCTCTTTCAGCCAGCTAATAAATGAGAAAATTGACACAAAAAAATATGAAATTTTTTTAAACAACCCAGCCAATAAAATAAAAATCGATACATTAAACATACCGATAACAAGAGATATTTATAGTCTCACCATATTAAAGAAAAAGTCAATATACGACAAAATTAAAGCATTGTTTATATCAAGCTTTGCACCATTGCAAATGGAAAATATTATTTTTTCATTCTTAAAGAAAGAAAAAATAAATAATAGCGGCAAATTAAAAATATTTAATTATACAGACAAAGAAGTAGAAGAAGAAATACATAAGGTTCAAAAAGAAATTAAAAGCAAAATTCTAAATGAAAGTCTAACAAATGAAGCAATATACACTGAAAACAATTTAAAAGACATATACTTTGCTATCATACTATCACTATCACCTAGCCTGATATTTTCTTTCCTAAATAACACAAAATTCATGACAGACACCTTGCTGTTAATATTTATTAGTGTGGCAATCTATATACCTATAATGCTAAAAATTAATTACAAATGTTTGTCTTTTTTTGTTTACGCCGCCTTAATGATAAGCATTATATTGCCCTTGGATTTAGAAATTACACTAAAAATAATTTCCTTATTATTTACTTTTTTGGTATTCTTTTACTTTTTCAGACTATCAGCATTTTTGGCAAACCCTATATTAATTTCTTTTATGTTTTTGGTATTAAATTTTCCGGTAAGTTTTAAGCAAGCCTATCAAGAGGAACTTAAAAATTCAAATTCAATAATTCCAACCTGGAATGAAATAATTGAAACAAATCCAAACATAAAAAATTTAAAAAGTTTAAATACCTTTACAAGATATGAAAGTAAAAAAATAGATGCAATTGAAAACTTTGTAAATCAAAACATTTTTTCCGCTTTTAATATAATTGTCACAAGATTTCATATTGAAAGTCTTTTGGGAGTTAATAATGAAAAAAAAATATCTCCTATCTTGCTTTATTTTGGCCTCTTATTAATAGTTGGCAAATATATAATCAACAAATTAATACCACTCTCATTTTATATAAGCTTAATGGCAATCTCGTACATAGCACATAATATAGGAATGCTAAACCACATCAGCTCCGACATGTTAACACTACTTATTTCTCCAATCCCAATGCTGTTAATATTTACAATGGCAACAGAATTGCAAATAACACCTCACTTTAAATTTGAGCAAATACTCTACGGATCAATATTGGCATTTATATACTTTTTGACATTAAGCTACATTCCTTTTGAAACTTTATCAGTCATAATATCTATTTTCATCTTACAAACAAGCTCAAACTTAATAAAAAAATATAGCTTAACCTTCAAAATTAAAAAAATAATGCATGTTTTGAAAACAAATAAAGAAAAAGCACTCAAAACACCTCTTGAGAATGAAAAGGATATAATAAAATTATGA
- a CDS encoding divergent PAP2 family protein: MIRALLTNDLFLSCLVSGISAQVIKYGIQTVKTRKLKLTPVHLLKKIFLETGGMPSSHSSTVTALSTSIALTEGIDTNFIIALAFALITIRDSFGVRYMSGVQAEYLNALSEKLKKEIKIDTTKIKVVKGHKKKEVLTGIIIGIVSAYIVCYF, from the coding sequence ATGATAAGGGCATTGCTTACCAATGATCTTTTTTTGTCTTGTCTTGTATCAGGAATTTCTGCTCAAGTGATTAAATATGGTATCCAAACTGTAAAAACAAGAAAGTTAAAACTAACTCCAGTACATCTTTTAAAAAAAATTTTTCTAGAAACAGGAGGCATGCCAAGTAGTCATTCATCAACGGTCACCGCTCTTTCAACCTCAATCGCACTAACTGAAGGAATAGATACAAATTTTATAATAGCTCTTGCATTTGCCCTTATTACAATAAGAGATTCTTTCGGCGTAAGATATATGTCTGGAGTTCAAGCAGAATATTTAAATGCATTATCAGAAAAATTAAAAAAAGAAATAAAAATTGACACAACAAAAATAAAAGTGGTCAAGGGGCACAAAAAGAAAGAGGTTCTAACGGGCATAATAATAGGAATAGTCTCTGCGTATATTGTGTGCTATTTTTAG